The Phycisphaerae bacterium RAS1 genome includes a region encoding these proteins:
- a CDS encoding major facilitator superfamily transporter — protein sequence MTPTPPPQSAPQQPRSAPRLPRTVILLGWVSFFADVSSEMVYSLIPLFVVGVLGVGATTMGGIEGAAALIVAFATAWAGWRSDLWRRVPFVRVGYGLPVVGKALLAAATAWPMVLTGRLVDRLGKGLRSSPRDALIADATPAELRGRAFGLHRAMDTAGALVGVLLAAALMWWLAGTAEASATSPAAHSVRSDDARAYRIVFGVAAGLGLISLALTFMVRDSGSGDASRKTAQTGECGRPAHTGGPDDRAGGPEARTPHGASPMRPGFAPAYWKTVGVMLLFSLANSSDTFLLLRVRDVGVSAWGVVLAYALYNIVYAVLAYPAGALSDRLGRWRVIGVGWAVYTLVYAGFAWSDAASIWPLLALYGGYMALTDGVGKALVVDHAPKSRRGTALGVYHLASGLVSLLASVAAGVLWDRAGAAAMFLFGAACAGSAAMLALWPEKRIRTRSASERPERSGP from the coding sequence ATGACACCCACGCCGCCGCCACAATCCGCACCGCAGCAGCCGCGATCCGCGCCGCGACTGCCGCGGACGGTGATCCTGCTCGGCTGGGTCTCGTTCTTCGCCGACGTATCGAGCGAGATGGTCTACTCGCTCATTCCGCTCTTCGTGGTCGGCGTGCTTGGCGTCGGTGCGACCACCATGGGCGGCATCGAGGGGGCGGCGGCACTCATCGTCGCGTTCGCGACCGCGTGGGCCGGTTGGCGCAGCGATCTGTGGCGACGCGTGCCGTTCGTCCGTGTGGGCTACGGTCTGCCGGTGGTGGGCAAGGCGTTGCTCGCCGCGGCGACGGCGTGGCCGATGGTGCTGACAGGCCGGCTCGTCGATCGTCTGGGGAAGGGGCTGCGCTCCAGCCCGCGCGACGCATTGATCGCCGACGCGACGCCCGCGGAGCTGCGCGGGCGGGCGTTCGGGCTGCATCGCGCCATGGACACGGCGGGAGCGCTGGTCGGCGTACTTCTGGCGGCGGCGTTGATGTGGTGGCTCGCGGGGACGGCGGAGGCCAGCGCAACTTCGCCGGCGGCGCATTCGGTGCGATCGGACGACGCGCGCGCCTATCGCATCGTGTTCGGCGTTGCGGCGGGGCTGGGGCTGATTTCACTGGCCCTCACGTTCATGGTCCGCGATAGCGGCTCGGGCGATGCGTCACGCAAAACCGCTCAAACCGGGGAGTGCGGGCGTCCCGCCCACACCGGCGGACCAGACGACCGAGCTGGCGGGCCAGAGGCCCGCACTCCCCACGGCGCATCGCCCATGCGACCCGGCTTTGCTCCGGCATACTGGAAGACGGTGGGCGTGATGCTGCTGTTTTCGCTGGCGAATTCGAGCGATACGTTTCTGCTGCTGCGCGTACGGGACGTCGGCGTATCGGCGTGGGGCGTGGTGCTGGCCTATGCGCTCTACAACATCGTCTATGCCGTGTTGGCCTATCCGGCGGGCGCGCTGAGCGATCGGCTCGGGCGCTGGCGCGTGATCGGCGTGGGATGGGCCGTGTACACGCTCGTCTATGCGGGTTTCGCCTGGAGCGACGCGGCGAGCATCTGGCCGCTGCTGGCGCTCTATGGCGGGTACATGGCGCTGACCGACGGCGTCGGGAAAGCGCTGGTCGTCGATCACGCGCCGAAATCGCGGCGCGGGACGGCGCTGGGCGTGTATCACCTGGCGAGCGGGCTTGTGTCGCTGCTGGCGAGCGTTGCGGCGGGCGTGCTCTGGGACCGCGCCGGGGCGGCGGCGATGTTTCTGTTTGGCGCGGCGTGTGCGGGTTCAGCGGCGATGCTGGCCCTCTGGCCGGAGAAACGCATCAGAACGCGCAGCGCAAGCGAGCGCCCGGAGCGGAGCGGTCCCTGA
- a CDS encoding Proprotein convertase P-domain protein, which translates to MRRALLTCAALAAATTQALAQPTKNFLWQGNVPIPDNGVPHAPVTITVPADPNGLDIVADLNVDAIIQHTWQGNLSVTITSPAGTSVRVMDRPGFSGTGFGFSNDNLGNPSTGSPFVWDDESTRAPYDSGTAGAPANSPTGSWRPELPLGAFHGESKVGVWRCRVEDWAPGDVGTILRFSLEFTNVPEPATLGLLTIAAIAARRR; encoded by the coding sequence ATGAGGCGCGCCCTACTGACCTGCGCGGCCCTGGCCGCCGCCACGACCCAGGCGCTGGCCCAACCGACCAAGAACTTCCTCTGGCAGGGCAATGTGCCGATTCCAGACAATGGCGTGCCCCACGCGCCGGTGACAATCACAGTTCCGGCGGATCCGAACGGGCTGGACATCGTCGCCGATCTGAACGTCGACGCGATCATCCAGCACACCTGGCAGGGAAACCTGAGCGTCACCATTACAAGTCCGGCCGGCACGTCGGTCCGCGTCATGGATCGCCCCGGCTTCAGCGGCACGGGCTTCGGCTTTTCCAACGACAATCTCGGAAACCCGAGCACGGGCAGCCCGTTCGTCTGGGATGATGAATCGACGCGCGCGCCGTACGACTCGGGCACAGCGGGCGCTCCGGCGAATAGTCCGACCGGCTCCTGGCGTCCGGAGCTGCCGCTTGGCGCATTTCACGGCGAAAGCAAGGTCGGCGTGTGGCGATGCAGGGTCGAAGATTGGGCTCCGGGGGATGTCGGCACCATCCTCCGGTTTTCGCTCGAATTCACGAACGTCCCCGAGCCGGCGACGCTGGGGTTGCTCACGATAGCAGCGATCGCCGCTCGCCGACGTTGA
- the albA gene encoding Antilisterial bacteriocin subtilosin biosynthesis protein AlbA yields the protein MAEFVSLPVVSMPVAKAATNGGGCCGGGGNGDGHAHGNGDGQHANVQAYGDVFTGQGPLPYGASMYVGMGITTKTGGRAVRKRKVEKQHEEQDYDSRTEAQSNSTAAKIDKEYHHAFPVSQNPDKTSRRREDGYVNSSLYANNSRFLRGQADPKRLLPQERRKAMKKKYIDMDYHHPLEDVLDTRYMRKLFGWISKTRSSGKTMIEEIIQSYGNPKAPMWHRIKYLPFHLFINRMKGSVTVDAFRERIGEHASTIRGFVIAARSVAEFGLTLPQRFVAPLFIVWNFTNLCNLTCKHCYQDAEHKALPDELSLKEKLKLVDQIAEQYVPMIAFAGGEPTISADLLPVLKHCHSYGIHTTIATHGGTMTEKLANQLLECGVKYVEISLDSVHPERHDDFRGQVGMWHRTVRGMRNVVKTKGLRLGVAMCVHQGNFDEVEDMLQFCCDIGAGVFAHFNFIPVGRGLQMVDGDLNPQQREWLLKTLNLWMQSGKIGVISTAPQFGRVCVAHAPTDGKQACSHAGSGGGEKARVIAKYLGGCGAGRDYVAIEPNGNITPCVYLPHRVQGSIRKRSFIDIFRNNEFWELLCDRDRRTHHCEVCEFKHYCGGCRARADAYFGELNAGDPGCVFNEKHWDDLVQRGIATDPDAVATADRAAKTAAGRQGEIDELYANVTAAARA from the coding sequence ATGGCGGAATTCGTGTCTCTTCCCGTGGTTTCGATGCCGGTCGCGAAGGCAGCAACGAACGGAGGCGGTTGTTGCGGTGGCGGAGGGAATGGCGACGGCCACGCGCACGGAAACGGCGACGGCCAGCACGCGAACGTGCAGGCCTACGGCGACGTATTCACCGGCCAAGGCCCCCTGCCCTACGGCGCCAGCATGTACGTCGGCATGGGCATCACGACCAAAACCGGCGGGCGGGCGGTGCGCAAGCGCAAGGTCGAGAAGCAGCACGAGGAGCAGGATTACGACAGCCGCACCGAGGCCCAGTCCAACAGCACCGCCGCCAAGATCGACAAGGAATATCACCACGCGTTTCCGGTCTCGCAGAACCCCGACAAGACCAGCCGCCGCCGCGAGGACGGCTACGTCAATTCGAGCTTGTACGCCAACAACTCGCGCTTCCTGCGCGGCCAGGCCGATCCCAAGCGCCTGCTACCGCAGGAACGCCGCAAGGCGATGAAGAAGAAATACATCGACATGGATTACCACCACCCGCTCGAGGACGTCCTCGACACGCGCTACATGCGCAAGCTGTTCGGGTGGATCAGCAAAACGCGCTCCAGCGGCAAGACGATGATCGAAGAGATCATCCAGAGCTACGGCAATCCCAAGGCGCCGATGTGGCACCGCATCAAGTACCTGCCCTTCCACCTGTTCATCAACCGCATGAAGGGTTCGGTGACGGTGGACGCCTTCCGCGAGCGCATCGGCGAGCACGCCAGCACCATCCGCGGCTTCGTCATCGCCGCTCGCAGCGTCGCCGAGTTCGGCCTGACGCTGCCGCAGCGTTTCGTCGCGCCGCTCTTCATCGTGTGGAATTTCACGAATCTGTGCAACCTGACCTGCAAGCACTGCTACCAGGACGCCGAGCACAAGGCTCTGCCCGACGAGCTTTCGCTGAAAGAGAAGCTGAAGCTCGTCGACCAGATCGCCGAGCAGTACGTGCCGATGATCGCCTTCGCCGGCGGCGAGCCGACCATCAGCGCCGACCTCTTGCCCGTGCTCAAGCACTGCCACAGCTACGGCATTCACACCACCATCGCCACGCATGGCGGGACGATGACTGAGAAGCTGGCGAATCAGCTTTTGGAATGCGGCGTGAAATACGTCGAGATTTCGCTCGACTCGGTGCATCCCGAGCGGCACGACGACTTCCGCGGTCAGGTGGGGATGTGGCATCGCACGGTCCGCGGCATGCGAAACGTGGTGAAAACCAAGGGACTGCGCCTCGGCGTCGCGATGTGCGTGCACCAGGGCAATTTCGACGAAGTCGAAGACATGCTGCAGTTCTGCTGCGACATCGGGGCGGGCGTCTTCGCCCATTTCAACTTCATCCCCGTCGGCCGCGGATTGCAGATGGTCGACGGCGACCTGAACCCGCAGCAGCGCGAGTGGCTGCTCAAGACGCTCAACCTGTGGATGCAGTCCGGCAAGATCGGCGTCATCAGCACCGCCCCGCAGTTCGGCCGCGTGTGCGTCGCGCACGCCCCCACCGACGGCAAGCAGGCGTGCAGCCACGCCGGCTCCGGCGGCGGCGAGAAGGCCCGCGTCATCGCCAAATATCTCGGCGGCTGCGGCGCGGGGCGCGATTACGTCGCGATCGAGCCGAACGGCAACATTACGCCGTGCGTGTATCTTCCGCACCGCGTGCAGGGCAGCATCCGCAAGCGCAGCTTCATCGACATCTTCCGCAACAACGAGTTCTGGGAGCTGCTCTGCGACCGCGACCGGCGGACGCATCACTGCGAGGTGTGCGAATTCAAGCACTACTGCGGCGGCTGCCGGGCGCGGGCGGATGCGTACTTCGGCGAATTGAACGCGGGCGATCCGGGCTGCGTGTTCAATGAGAAGCATTGGGATGATCTGGTCCAGCGCGGCATAGCGACCGATCCGGACGCGGTGGCGACCGCCGACCGCGCCGCCAAGACCGCGGCAGGACGGCAGGGCGAGATTGATGAGCTGTACGCAAACGTGACGGCGGCGGCGCGAGCGTAG